A portion of the Cryptomeria japonica chromosome 5, Sugi_1.0, whole genome shotgun sequence genome contains these proteins:
- the LOC131034685 gene encoding ADP-ribosylation factor 2-B-like, whose product MGCKFSKLSECLSDKESRILILGFDAAGKTTILYNLQLGEVIRSFPTVGFNVETLDYKNARFVVWDVGGQENMRHLWREYIGKSCKGVVYVVDSGDRECIYEAIEMLHRIMSEQSLRNVALLLFANKQDSPNAMTCDEISEKLDLQSLTQCRCHVQGSCAISGKGLLDGLDWLSNNVQGFSFGKHSMISKFTVEDLISRRDYKIGFERRLQIL is encoded by the coding sequence ATGGGTTGTAAATTTAGCAAACTTTCAGAATGTTTGAGTGACAAGGAGAGCCGAATTTTGATATTGGGTTTTGATGCAGCAGGCAAAACCACCATTTTATACAACTTACAGCTTGGGGAAGTGATCCGATCGTTTCCCACAGTGGGCTTCAATGTAGAAACTCTGGACTACAAGAATGCCCGGTTTGTTGTTTGGGATGTTGGGGGCCAGGAAAACATGAGGCATCTATGGAGAGAATACATTGGCAAGTCATGCAAAGGTGTTGTGTATGTGGTGGATAGCGGTGACAGAGAGTGTATATATGAGGCAATTGAGATGTTGCATAGGATAATGAGTGAGCAGTCTTTGAGAAATGttgctcttcttctctttgcaAACAAGCAGGATTCTCCCAATGCAATGACTTGTGATGAGATAAGCGAGAAGCTTGATCTGCAGTCTTTGACTCAGTGTCGATGCCATGTTCAGGGCTCCTGTGCTATTTCTGGCAAAGGGTTACTTGATGGCTTAGATTGGCTTTCGAATAATGTTCAGGGTTTTAGTTTTGGCAAGCATTCGATGATATCAAAATTCACTGTCGAAGATCTAATTTCTAGAAGAGATTACAAGATCGGATTTGAGAGGAGATTACAAATTTTGTAA